The Medicago truncatula cultivar Jemalong A17 chromosome 4, MtrunA17r5.0-ANR, whole genome shotgun sequence genome includes a region encoding these proteins:
- the LOC11408428 gene encoding LOW QUALITY PROTEIN: probable hexokinase-like 2 protein (The sequence of the model RefSeq protein was modified relative to this genomic sequence to represent the inferred CDS: inserted 2 bases in 1 codon), whose amino-acid sequence MMLATDGYGDIEERGQECEIWKEKREKYDNGAMVRKWKRRKEQQLRQTKNIIRKFATECATAITILFVSSMEASLVSSNETTSTLNMIISNVRKRLVKDLNRAFKNHGMKMRVFALVDDTIGGLAGGRYYNRDNVAAITLGMSTNAAYVEPAQESELARSPNSNELVISMEWGNFNSSHVPLTSFDTILDAESSNSGSGIFEKLISGMYLGEIVRHVLLKMAQETALFGGSVPPKLMTPYSLRSPDMAAMHQDKSEDREVVSEKLNEVFAITSTTPMAREVVVEVCNIVTERGARLVGLELXINNRKSMVTVEIELYEHYRIFRNYLHSSVWEMLGNDLSDNVIIEHSHGGSGSGALFLAVAAASHIPTQPVES is encoded by the exons aTGATGTTAGCAACCGATGGCTATGGTGATATAGAAGAGAGAGGCCAAGAATGTGAGATATGGAAGGAGAAAAGAGAAAAGTATGATAA TGGGGCAATGGTGAGGAAATGGAAGAGAAGGAAAGAGCAACAATTgagacaaacaaaaaatattattcgaAAATTTGCAACTGAATGTGCCACTGCTATCACAATATTATTCGTGTCTAGCATGGAAGCCTCTCTTGTTTCTTCTAATGAAACAACTTCAACTCTCAATATGATCATTTCCAAT GTTCGAAAACGATTGGTGAAAGACCTAAATCGAGCATTTAAGAATCATGGAATGAAAATGCGTGTTTTTGCACTA GTTGATGACACCATTGGAGGTTTGGCTGGAGGAAGATACTACAACAGAGACAATGTGGCTGCAATAACTCTTGGTATGAGCACAAATGCTGCTTATGTTGAACCAGCACAAGAAAGTGAGCTTGCACGATCTCCCAATTCAAATGAACTG GTAATTAGCATGGAGTGGGGAAACTTCAATTCCTCTCATGTTCCTCTAACATCGTTTGACACTATTTTAGATGCTGAAAGCTCAAATTCTGGAAGTGGG ATTTTTGAAAAGCTTATTTCAGGAATGTATTTAGGAGAAATTGTGAGACACGTTCTGTTGAAGATGGCACAAGAAACAGCCCTATTTGGAGGCAGCGTGCCTCCAAAATTGATGACTCCATACTCACTAAG ATCTCCAGATATGGCTGCTATGCATCAAGATAAATCAGAAGATCGTGAAGTAGTATCCGAGAAACTAAACGAGGTCTTTGCG ATCACTAGCACAACTCCAATGGCACGCGAAGTGGTTGTCGAGGTCTGCAACATAGTAACAGAGCGCGGTGCTCGCCTAGTCGGGCTGGAATT TATCAATAATAGAAAAAGCATGGTTACGGTTGAAATTGAACTTTATGAACATTATAGGATTTTCAGAAATTACCTTCATAGTAGTGTATGGGAAATGCTCGGCAATGATCTTTCGGATAATGTCATTATTGAACATTCTCATGGTGGCTCTGGATCTGGTGCTCTATTTCTTGCTGTTGCTGCTGCTTCTCACATTCCCACACAACCTGTAGAGTCTTGA
- the LOC11405743 gene encoding transcription factor bHLH19: MIQISSTNYMPEFGLMEDTTLFSDHEYQMDSYAFQFDDMAYFKSFSESPQESTYSSHTNINNKRIHSESTQNSSFPTQSPDQSVASATPPTKLLKASPKIISFDYSNNDSKVKKPKTEIGYGENLNFGSVISQGDYYKRENKVSAVNRNPIQAQDHVMAERRRREKLSQRFISLSSLLPGLKKMDKATILEDAIKHLKQLNERVKTLEEHVADKKVESAVFMKRSILFEEDDRSSCDENSDQSLSKIEARVSGKDMLIRIHGDKHCGRTATAILNELEKHHLSVQSSSILPFGNNYLDITIVAQMNKEYCLTMKDLIRSISQVLRQLI, encoded by the exons ATGATTCAAATTTCATCCACCAACTACATGCCTGAATTT GGATTAATGGAGGACACTACTTTGTTTAGTGATCATGAATACCAAATGGATTCATATGCATTCCAGTTTGATGATATGGCATACTTCAAGTCTTTCTCAGAATCCCCACAAGAGAGTACTTATTCCTCTCAtaccaacatcaacaacaagCGAATCCATTCCGAAAGCACACAGAACAGTTCTTTCCCTACTCAAAGTCCAGATCAATCTGTTGCCTCAGCAACACCACCAACTAAACTACTCAAGGCTTCTCCCaaaatcatttcatttgatTACTCGAATAATGATTCAAAGGTTAAGAAGCCTAAAACCGAGATCGGGTATGGTGAAAACTTGAATTTTGGAAGTGTGATTTCTCAAGGTGATTATTATAAACGAGAGAACAAGGTTTCTGCTGTAAATAGAAACCCTATTCAGGCTCAAGATCATGTTATGGCCGAAAGAAGACGAAGGGAAAAGCTTAGCCAGAGATtcatttctctttcatctcTTCTTCCTGGACTCAAAAAG ATGGACAAGGCAACTATTTTGGAAGATGCTATAAAACATCTTAAGCAACTAAACGAAAGAGTGAAGACTTTGGAGGAACATGTAGCCGATAAAAAAGTTGAATCAGCAGTTTTTATGAAGAGATCTATTCTCTTCGAGGAAGATGATAGGTCCTCTTGTGATGAAAATTCAGACCAATCACTCTCCAAAATCGAAGCAAGAGTTTCTGGAAAAGACATGCTCATCAGAATCCACGGTGATAAACATTGTGGCCGAACTGCGACAGCAATACTCAACGAATTGGAAAAGCATCATCTCAGTGTTCAAAGTAGTTCTATTTTACCATTTGGAAATAACTATCTTGATATAACCATTGTTGCTCAg ATGAATAAAGAATATTGCTTGACAATGAAGGATCTCATAAGGAGCATAAGTCAGGTTTTGAGGCAGCTCATTTGA
- the LOC11407280 gene encoding transcription factor bHLH19, translated as MIQISSTNYMPEFGLMEDTTLFSDHEYQMDSYAFQFDDMAYFKSFSESPQESTYSSHTNINNKRIHSESTQNSSFPTQSPDQSVASATPPTKLLKASPKIISFDYSNNDSKVKKPKTEIGYGENLNFGSVISQGDYYKRENKVSAVNRNPMQARDHVIAERKRREKLSQRFIALSSILPGLKKMDKATILEDAIKHMKQLQERVKTLEEQVADKKVESAVFVKRSILFDNNDSSSCDENSDQSLPKIEARVSGKDMLIRIHGDKHCGRSAAAILNLLEKHHLTVQSSSILPFGNNYVDITIVAQMNKEYCLTIKDLVRSINQVLRQLI; from the exons ATGATTCAAATTTCATCCACCAACTACATGCCTGAATTT GGATTAATGGAGGACACTACTTTGTTTAGTGATCATGAATACCAAATGGATTCATATGCATTCCAGTTTGATGATATGGCATACTTCAAGTCTTTCTCAGAATCCCCACAAGAGAGTACTTATTCCTCTCAtaccaacatcaacaacaagCGAATCCATTCCGAAAGCACACAGAACAGTTCTTTCCCTACTCAAAGTCCAGATCAATCTGTTGCCTCAGCAACACCACCAACTAAACTACTCAAGGCTTCTCCCaaaatcatttcatttgatTACTCGAATAATGATTCAAAGGTTAAGAAGCCTAAAACCGAGATCGGGTATGGTGAAAACTTGAATTTTGGAAGTGTGATTTCTCAAGGTGATTATTATAAACGAGAGAACAAGGTTTCTGCTGTAAATAGAAACCCTATGCAGGCTCGAGATCATGTTATCGCCGAAAGAAAACGAAGGGAAAAGCTTAGCCAGAGATTCATTGCACTTTCCTCTATTCTTCCTGGACTCAAAAAG ATGGACAAGGCAACTATTTTAGAAGATGCTATAAAACATATGAAGCAACTACAGGAAAGAGTAAAGACTTTAGAGGAACAAGTAGCCGATAAAAAAGTCGAATCAGCAGTTTTTGTGAAGAGATCAATCCTCTTCGACAATAATGATAGCTCCTCTTGCGACGAAAACTCCGACCAATCACTCCCGAAAATCGAAGCAAGAGTTTCTGGAAAAGACATGCTCATCAGAATCCATGGTGATAAACATTGCGGCCGATCTGCGGCCGCAATACTCAACTTATTGGAAAAGCATCATCTCACAGTTCAAAGTAGTTCTATTTTACCATTTGGAAATAACTATGTTGATATAACCATTGTTGCTCAg ATGAACAAAGAATATTGCTTGACAATAAAGGATCTTGTAAGAAGCATAAATCAGGTTTTGAGGCAGCTTATTTGA
- the LOC11405744 gene encoding transcription factor bHLH18, whose amino-acid sequence MSSMEESWTNWLCDMEPNDYSFINQSSINAEIVGSLESNLERPSKLLKTTTTCSSSYMKTEHLSQKTASYVFSFENENPPPRKVEPALKPKTKVVNSKNGPRRVKNNESNKKNGSFSKSTTTHHTPDHIIAERIRREKISQLFIALSALIPNLKKMDKASVLGDAIKYVKELKEQVKMLEEQSKSVEPVVVVKKLSELSSDEDVSDTSSNSCNGNSDETSKTNLSLPEVEASLSGKNVLIRILCEKDKAVMVNVYREIEKLHLLVINASSFSFGSSALAITIIAQMENELNMSIQQLAKKLRVGLVQLN is encoded by the exons ATGAGTTCTATGGAGGAATCGTGGACTAATTGGTTGTGTGATATG GAACCAAATGATTACAGTTTCATCAACCAATCAAGCATAAATGCAGAAATTGTTGGTAGTTTAGAGAGTAACTTAGAGAGGCCTTCAAAATTACTCAAAACTACTACTACTTGTAGTTCAAGCTATATGAAAACAGAACATCTCTCACAAAAAACAGCTTCATATGTTTTTTCGTTTGAAAACGAGAATCCACCACCAAGAAAAGTTGAACCAGCCTTGAAGCCAAAAACCAAAGTTGTGAACTCAAAGAATGGTCCACGACGTGTAAAGAATAATGAGAGCAACAAGAAGAACGGTTCATTTTCTAAATCTACAACAACTCATCACACACCAGATCATATAATTGCTGAGAGAATAAGGAGGGAAAAGATTAGCCAACTATTCATAGCTCTTTCAGCCCttattccaaacctcaaaaag ATGGACAAGGCCTCAGTGTTGGGTGATGCCATAAAGTATGTGAAGGAGCTTAAGGAGCAAGTGAAAATGTTGGAGGAGCAAAGTAAAAGTGTAGAACCAGTTGTGGTTGTGAAGAAACTGTCTGAACTGTCTTCAGATGAAGATGTTTCGGACACTTCGTCAAATTCATGTAATGGAAACTCTGATGAAACATCAAAAACAAATCTGTCACTGCCTGAAGTTGAAGCTAGCTTGTCGGGGAAGAATGTGCTGATCCGAATCCTCTGTGAGAAAGATAAGGCAGTGATGGTGAATGTATATAGAGAAATAGAGAAACTTCATCTCTTGGTTATCAATGCTAGTTCCTTTTCATTTGGTTCCTCTGCTCTGGCCATAACCATCATTGCCCAG ATGGAGAATGAATTGAACATGAGCATCCAGCAACTGGCAAAAAAACTGAGAGTTGGACTAGTGCAATTGAATTAG